In Williamwhitmania sp., one genomic interval encodes:
- a CDS encoding HAD family phosphatase: MVKAVIFDMDGVIVDSEPLHKEVEREMFTEFGMTISPEQQHRFTGTSNAGMWAQLKAEFKLPKELGYYVAIKEERYLKALAANGSVSLIPGAEELLKSLYNYGVPIALASSSSLTNIDLVLRKFSIGTYFKALASGEEVALAKPNPAVFLLAAQRLGVNPSNCVVIEDSTNGVLAAKAAGMACVGLQSDVSLGQNLTTAELVVSSLTNLSPDLLLSLA; this comes from the coding sequence ATGGTAAAGGCGGTAATATTTGACATGGATGGGGTGATTGTGGACAGCGAACCGCTTCACAAGGAGGTGGAGCGGGAGATGTTTACCGAATTTGGAATGACCATTTCACCCGAGCAGCAGCATCGGTTTACCGGAACATCGAACGCTGGCATGTGGGCACAGCTGAAAGCCGAATTCAAGCTGCCCAAGGAGCTTGGTTACTATGTTGCCATTAAGGAGGAGCGCTACCTGAAGGCTTTGGCTGCAAATGGTTCGGTTTCGCTTATTCCCGGTGCCGAGGAGCTGCTTAAAAGTTTGTATAATTATGGTGTGCCCATTGCTCTAGCATCTTCTTCTTCGTTAACCAATATTGACCTCGTGCTTCGTAAATTCAGCATTGGCACGTATTTTAAGGCATTAGCAAGTGGTGAGGAGGTTGCATTGGCAAAACCAAACCCTGCAGTATTTCTTCTGGCCGCGCAAAGGCTTGGTGTTAATCCTTCGAACTGCGTTGTTATTGAAGACTCCACTAATGGCGTACTTGCAGCAAAGGCAGCTGGAATGGCATGTGTTGGCCTGCAGTCCGATGTTTCATTAGGGCAAAATTTAACGACTGCCGAGTTGGTTGTTTCGTCACTTACTAATCTCAGTCCAGATTTGCTTCTCTCATTGGCATAG
- a CDS encoding aminotransferase class I/II-fold pyridoxal phosphate-dependent enzyme produces the protein MKRIVTININLKQKTMSASYKFETQQVHGGYTPEPTTGSCTVPIYQTAAYAFKDSNHAKELFALEKEGFIYSRIGNPTVDVLEKRIALLEGGAAALAVASGQSAQLLALTTIAAIGNNIVASPYLYGGTFTLLKDSLTRFGIEARFAKNDSTQEIARLIDEKTKAVYVETIGNPGFAVPNFKELSALCQSHGIPLIVDNTFGAAGYLCRPIDHGATIVVESATKWIGGHANSIGGVIVDSGNFDWTNGKFPQVTNPSPAYHGLNFPETFGKLAFIVKARVEGLRDLGPCLSPFNAFLLLQGLETLSLRVDRITQNALALARWLSNHPKVEKVSYPGLEGHPYHANAKEYLQNGFGGVLSFTVKGGAEKASKVVEGLKLVTHLANVGDVRTLIIQPSTTTHQQLSEQEQAAAGIDFNLLRVSVGIENIVDILADFDQALANA, from the coding sequence ATGAAACGGATTGTAACCATCAACATTAACTTAAAACAGAAAACAATGTCAGCATCATATAAATTTGAAACGCAACAGGTGCATGGAGGCTACACTCCAGAACCAACAACGGGTTCCTGCACCGTTCCCATCTACCAAACCGCGGCCTACGCATTTAAGGATTCGAACCACGCCAAGGAGCTGTTTGCGTTGGAAAAGGAGGGCTTTATCTATTCTCGAATTGGCAACCCAACGGTAGATGTGCTCGAGAAGCGAATAGCCCTGCTAGAAGGTGGCGCTGCAGCACTGGCTGTTGCTTCCGGGCAATCGGCACAGCTGCTTGCGCTTACCACCATTGCAGCCATTGGCAACAACATTGTGGCATCGCCATACCTCTATGGAGGTACCTTTACCCTGCTCAAGGATTCGCTAACCCGCTTTGGCATTGAGGCACGTTTTGCCAAAAACGACTCAACCCAAGAAATTGCCCGTCTAATTGATGAGAAGACAAAGGCGGTCTACGTTGAAACTATCGGTAATCCGGGATTTGCCGTTCCAAACTTTAAAGAGCTAAGCGCGCTTTGCCAAAGCCATGGCATTCCACTAATTGTTGACAACACCTTTGGTGCAGCGGGCTACCTATGCCGACCCATCGATCACGGTGCAACCATTGTGGTGGAGTCGGCAACCAAGTGGATTGGTGGACACGCCAACAGTATTGGTGGAGTTATCGTTGATTCCGGTAACTTCGACTGGACAAATGGAAAATTTCCACAGGTTACCAACCCCAGCCCCGCATACCACGGGCTTAACTTTCCAGAGACATTTGGAAAGCTGGCCTTTATTGTTAAAGCACGCGTGGAGGGGCTGCGAGACCTTGGCCCATGCCTTAGCCCATTCAATGCATTCCTCCTTCTCCAAGGACTGGAAACACTTTCGCTCCGGGTAGATAGAATAACCCAAAATGCATTGGCGCTGGCTCGCTGGCTAAGCAACCATCCCAAAGTTGAAAAGGTTTCCTATCCGGGACTGGAGGGCCATCCATACCATGCAAATGCCAAAGAATACCTACAAAATGGATTTGGAGGAGTGCTTTCGTTTACGGTTAAGGGCGGAGCGGAAAAAGCATCGAAGGTGGTTGAAGGGTTGAAGCTGGTAACCCACTTGGCCAACGTTGGTGACGTACGAACGCTCATTATTCAGCCCTCCACCACCACGCATCAGCAGCTCAGCGAGCAGGAACAGGCTGCTGCTGGAATCGACTTCAACTTACTCCGCGTATCGGTGGGAATAGAGAATATAGTGGACATTCTCGCCGACTTCGACCAAGCATTGGCTAATGCATAA
- the metX gene encoding homoserine O-acetyltransferase: MKRTDTITTTNFSLECGETLPSVNIYYQVLGDIQQHPDKVVWICHALTANADPSEWWPEVVGEGKLFDPATTPIICANVVGSCYGSTGPMLPNPATGRPYMLQFPMVTVRDMVKAHELLRQHLGIKTIDMLVGGSIGGFQSLEWECTHPGTANHLVLIACSAKASPWVVAFNQSQRLALKADPTFDRQEEGGGKNGLKAARSIALLSYRGSKAYNLSQKESRSEILTGFKAESYQNYQGEKLVNRFDAYTYHTLTRAIDSHNVGRGRGGLQSALALVKAKTLVVGIDNDILFPLEDQHELAAHIPQSQFVEIHSDFGHDGFLLEWQQLENAIKPFIEKTYKPVTSALSK, encoded by the coding sequence ATGAAACGAACCGATACTATTACCACTACAAACTTTTCACTCGAATGCGGAGAAACACTTCCATCCGTAAACATCTACTACCAAGTGCTTGGTGATATTCAGCAGCACCCCGATAAGGTGGTGTGGATTTGCCACGCACTAACAGCCAACGCCGACCCATCGGAATGGTGGCCGGAGGTGGTAGGAGAAGGAAAGCTCTTCGACCCGGCAACAACACCCATTATATGCGCTAATGTAGTTGGCTCGTGCTACGGTTCAACTGGTCCAATGTTGCCTAACCCCGCAACGGGAAGACCATACATGCTTCAATTCCCTATGGTCACGGTGCGCGACATGGTAAAGGCACATGAGCTGCTAAGGCAACATCTGGGTATTAAAACCATCGACATGCTGGTAGGCGGCTCCATTGGTGGATTTCAAAGTTTAGAGTGGGAATGCACCCATCCCGGCACGGCCAACCATTTGGTGCTCATTGCCTGCAGCGCCAAGGCTTCGCCATGGGTGGTAGCATTCAACCAGTCACAACGGTTAGCGCTTAAGGCCGACCCAACCTTCGATCGTCAGGAAGAGGGTGGCGGCAAAAATGGGTTAAAGGCAGCGCGCAGCATTGCGCTGCTCAGCTACCGTGGCAGCAAAGCCTACAACCTTAGCCAAAAGGAAAGCAGGAGTGAAATTCTAACAGGATTTAAAGCCGAGAGCTACCAAAACTACCAAGGGGAAAAGTTGGTTAACCGGTTTGACGCCTACACCTACCATACGCTCACGCGTGCCATTGATTCGCACAACGTGGGAAGAGGTAGAGGTGGCCTGCAAAGTGCGCTGGCACTGGTGAAGGCCAAAACGCTGGTTGTTGGCATCGATAACGACATTCTTTTCCCACTTGAAGATCAGCATGAGCTGGCGGCCCACATTCCTCAGTCACAATTTGTGGAAATTCACTCCGACTTTGGCCACGATGGCTTCCTGCTTGAATGGCAGCAGCTGGAGAATGCCATTAAACCGTTCATTGAAAAAACTTACAAGCCGGTGACCTCTGCGTTAAGCAAATAG
- a CDS encoding homoserine dehydrogenase, giving the protein METATIDEVTVQPRHITSIQQTIGLFGFGTVGRGLYQVLESSPTTRAKIKQVCIKNPEKERGIGAKLFTTDANLILNDPEINLVVELIDNADEAYQIVKAALERGKSVVSGNKTMLAHHLEELILLQKKTGAALLYDASACGSIPVIRNLEEYYDNDLLLSIQGILNGSTNFILTRIFQHGESYASALQKAQELGFAESNPIFDVEGFDALYKLIILAVHGFGTYVHPKKAFHCGISHLTDFDIQYAKEKGRKIKLVAKLTKLNATNFTLYVMPRLVTPDEYIYNVEEEYNGVVIEGAFYEKQFMFGKGAGGFPTGSAVLSDITARFHDYRYEYKKQKYFEPPLFTNEVLVEVYLRYQNLLDLSLFEFEEISEKYSGKQHSWIVGTIKLANLQKLQELLPRLDVFLATTGKTEYLK; this is encoded by the coding sequence ATGGAAACAGCAACTATAGATGAAGTAACCGTTCAACCGCGTCATATAACCAGCATACAGCAAACCATAGGACTATTTGGGTTTGGTACAGTTGGGCGTGGATTATACCAAGTGCTGGAGAGTTCGCCCACAACTAGGGCAAAGATTAAGCAGGTGTGCATCAAGAATCCAGAAAAGGAGCGTGGCATAGGCGCAAAGCTATTCACCACCGATGCCAACCTTATACTAAATGACCCTGAAATAAATCTGGTAGTTGAACTCATCGACAACGCCGATGAAGCCTACCAAATTGTGAAAGCAGCGCTGGAAAGGGGAAAAAGCGTTGTGTCGGGTAACAAAACAATGCTTGCCCATCACCTGGAGGAACTCATTCTCCTACAGAAAAAAACAGGGGCAGCCCTGCTCTACGATGCCTCCGCCTGTGGAAGCATTCCAGTAATCAGAAACCTCGAGGAATACTACGATAACGACCTGCTTCTCTCCATACAGGGGATACTCAACGGCTCCACAAACTTCATCCTCACGCGAATTTTTCAGCATGGCGAAAGCTACGCCTCTGCCCTTCAAAAGGCGCAAGAGCTGGGGTTTGCCGAGAGTAACCCCATCTTCGACGTTGAAGGATTCGATGCGCTCTACAAGCTCATAATCCTTGCAGTTCATGGGTTTGGAACCTACGTGCATCCCAAAAAGGCATTTCACTGCGGTATATCGCACCTAACTGATTTCGACATTCAGTATGCCAAGGAAAAGGGCAGGAAAATTAAACTGGTGGCAAAACTCACCAAACTTAATGCTACAAACTTTACACTTTACGTAATGCCTCGCCTGGTCACACCCGACGAATACATCTACAACGTGGAGGAGGAATACAATGGGGTGGTTATTGAGGGAGCCTTCTACGAAAAGCAGTTCATGTTTGGAAAAGGGGCAGGTGGATTTCCAACAGGTTCCGCCGTGCTTTCGGACATTACAGCCCGTTTTCACGATTACCGATACGAATATAAGAAGCAGAAATACTTTGAACCACCACTGTTTACCAACGAGGTTTTGGTAGAGGTTTACCTACGCTACCAAAACCTTCTAGACCTTAGCTTGTTTGAGTTTGAGGAGATATCGGAAAAGTACTCGGGCAAACAGCACAGCTGGATTGTTGGAACCATTAAGTTGGCTAACCTCCAGAAATTACAGGAACTGCTGCCACGACTTGATGTATTTCTTGCCACAACCGGAAAAACAGAGTATCTTAAGTAA